The Clostridia bacterium genomic interval CGCCCGCCGAAACCTCGGCTCCGGATTCAGCGAGCCCGGCGAGGTTGGGCGTAAGCTCTACGAAAACGCCGTATTTCTCCACCGATCGCACTATTCCCGCCACCGTCTGTCCCGCCTCGAAGCGCGCGGCGTTCTCCGCCCACGTCCCGAGCAGCTCGCGGTGTGAAAGCGTGATCCGCCCGCCGCCTGCCGCGCTGACGACCGCGCGGATGTCCTGCCCGGCGGCGAAGCGCTCCGCCGGATGCGCGATGCGTGAGACAGAGATCGCGTCGATGGGCAGCAGCCCGATGATACCGCAGCCGATATCGACGAAGGCGCCGAAGCTGTCCGGCCGCGTGACGCGCGCGTCGATGACGTCGCCCGGACGCATCCGCGAAACGTACTTCTCAGAGCATAGCCGCATCGCCTCGCGGCGCGAGAGCAGCGCGTATTCGCCTCCCGCGACGTCGGTGGCGACGCCGGTCACGGTGAAGCAGACCGGCTTGCCGACGCGGG includes:
- a CDS encoding 30S ribosomal protein S1 yields the protein MTFLPEGRLGYRPESKAELLRARDEKRICEGTAVLCDRDRNIVVDLGFMRGVIPRPEGAWSPDGEVKDIAVISRVGKPVCFTVTGVATDVAGGEYALLSRREAMRLCSEKYVSRMRPGDVIDARVTRPDSFGAFVDIGCGIIGLLPIDAISVSRIAHPAERFAAGQDIRAVVSAAGGGRITLSHRELLGTWAENAARFEAGQTVAGIVRSVEKYGVFVELTPNLAGLAESGAEVSAGDRVSVYIKSIIPEKMKVKLVIIDRLPRTEAPRGFDYPDVAHIGRWRYSPESCPKVIESVFE